A genomic region of Pseudomonas frederiksbergensis contains the following coding sequences:
- the rmuC gene encoding DNA recombination protein RmuC gives MLEERLGTAQLAQDGLNAQLDACRDEISDLSQANAAKQADLAAVRREVELLQIERDNARDAAHAWNLERSSKEAELRRLDAQAASLNAELREQQESHQQRLSDLQGSRDELRAQFAELAGKIFDEREQRFAETSQQRLGQLLDPLKERIQSFEKRVEESYQAEARERFSLAKELERLQQLNLRLSDEATNLTRALKGQKTQGNWGELILERVLEHAGLEKGREYQTQVSLKGPDGERFQPDVLIYLPGDKQVVVDSKVSLTAYQQYVAADDDALGQAALKQHVLSLRNHVKGLSDKDYKRLDGLHSLDFVLLFVPIEAAFSAALQAEPNLFQEAFDRHIVIVSPTTLLATLRVIDSLWKQERQSQNAREIAERAGWLYDKFVLFIQDLDEVGNRLQQLDKAYSAARNKLTEGRGNLVSRSEQLKLLGARASKSLPADLLERAMTDVDGLAQLPE, from the coding sequence CTGCTTGAAGAGCGCTTGGGGACTGCGCAATTGGCGCAGGACGGTCTTAATGCGCAACTCGATGCCTGCCGTGATGAAATCAGCGACCTGAGTCAGGCCAACGCCGCCAAACAAGCCGATCTGGCTGCCGTGCGCCGTGAAGTCGAACTGTTGCAAATTGAGCGCGACAACGCCCGTGATGCGGCCCATGCCTGGAACCTGGAACGCAGCAGTAAAGAAGCCGAGTTACGACGGCTGGACGCTCAGGCCGCGTCACTGAATGCCGAGTTGCGTGAGCAGCAGGAAAGCCATCAGCAACGCCTGAGCGACCTGCAAGGCTCGCGGGATGAGCTGCGGGCGCAGTTTGCCGAGTTGGCCGGGAAGATTTTCGATGAGCGCGAGCAGCGCTTTGCCGAAACCAGCCAGCAGCGCTTGGGTCAGTTGCTTGACCCGTTGAAAGAACGCATTCAATCCTTCGAGAAACGCGTCGAGGAAAGCTATCAGGCTGAAGCCCGCGAGCGCTTCTCGCTGGCCAAGGAGCTGGAGCGTCTGCAGCAACTGAACCTGCGCTTGAGCGACGAGGCAACCAACCTCACGCGAGCGCTCAAGGGACAGAAAACCCAGGGCAACTGGGGCGAGTTGATTCTCGAGCGGGTGCTGGAACACGCAGGCCTGGAGAAGGGCCGCGAGTACCAGACTCAAGTCAGCCTCAAGGGGCCGGATGGCGAGCGCTTCCAGCCCGATGTGCTGATTTATCTGCCGGGCGACAAGCAGGTGGTGGTCGATTCCAAGGTCAGTCTGACGGCTTATCAGCAATACGTGGCAGCTGACGATGACGCGCTGGGTCAGGCGGCGCTGAAACAGCATGTGCTGTCGTTGCGTAATCATGTCAAAGGCCTGTCCGATAAGGACTATAAGCGTCTGGACGGATTGCACAGCCTGGATTTCGTTTTGCTCTTCGTGCCCATCGAAGCGGCCTTTTCCGCGGCATTGCAGGCTGAGCCTAACCTGTTTCAGGAAGCCTTCGATCGCCATATCGTCATCGTCAGCCCGACGACCTTGCTGGCGACGTTGCGCGTCATCGACAGCCTGTGGAAGCAGGAGCGCCAGAGCCAGAATGCCCGGGAAATCGCCGAGCGTGCAGGCTGGCTGTATGACAAGTTTGTGCTGTTTATCCAGGATCTGGACGAGGTCGGTAATCGCTTGCAGCAGTTGGACAAAGCCTACAGCGCCGCACGCAACAAACTGACGGAAGGCCGCGGTAATCTGGTCAGCCGCAGCGAGCAGCTCAAATTGCTCGGCGCACGGGCCAGCAAAAGCTTGCCGGCAGATCTGTTGGAACGGGCGATGACCGATGTCGATGGATTGGCGCAATTGCCGGAATAA